A stretch of Anaerolineales bacterium DNA encodes these proteins:
- a CDS encoding carbohydrate kinase family protein, protein AGHVCLDILPDLSAIPQGEWDSLFRPGSLLSVGPVHFAPGGVVSNTGLTLHKLGSATRLVGKIGDDPFGREIRQIMESYGTGLADDMLVDEAVSTSYTIIINPPGIDRTFLHCPGATDSFSAEDLGDDLLEQGRLLHFGYPPVMERMYVERGAQLVQILRRAKTLGLTTSLDMTLPDPSSSGGQVDWAAILKAAGPYTDIFVPSIEETLYMLRRRTYDELTRVDGISARISAPLLTELSGQLLDLGVKVVGFKLGDRGLYLRTGGRAEMESMGAAGPHDPDAWAGKELWIPCFQVDVVGTTGAGDATIAGLLSGLLRGLSAEEALVAAVAVGACNVEAADALSGILAWDETMQRVAAGWSRRSLSIDAPGWRFDSQSQIWIGPAVV, encoded by the coding sequence GCGGGGCATGTCTGCCTGGACATCCTTCCCGATCTCTCTGCCATTCCGCAGGGCGAATGGGATTCGCTGTTCCGGCCAGGCAGCCTGCTGAGCGTGGGCCCGGTGCATTTCGCGCCCGGCGGCGTGGTCTCGAACACGGGCTTGACGCTGCACAAGCTGGGCAGCGCCACCCGTCTGGTGGGCAAGATCGGCGACGATCCGTTCGGCCGGGAGATTCGTCAAATCATGGAATCTTATGGGACCGGCCTGGCAGACGATATGCTGGTGGACGAAGCGGTCAGCACCTCGTACACGATCATCATCAACCCGCCGGGAATCGACCGCACCTTCCTGCATTGCCCGGGCGCCACCGACTCTTTCAGCGCCGAGGACCTGGGCGACGACCTGCTCGAGCAGGGGCGTCTGCTGCACTTCGGTTATCCGCCCGTGATGGAACGAATGTACGTCGAGCGTGGCGCCCAATTGGTACAGATTCTCCGCCGGGCCAAAACGCTCGGCCTTACCACCTCGCTCGACATGACGCTTCCCGATCCTTCATCGTCGGGCGGACAGGTCGACTGGGCCGCCATTTTGAAGGCGGCTGGGCCATACACGGATATTTTCGTGCCCAGCATCGAAGAGACGCTGTACATGCTGCGCCGCAGGACGTACGACGAACTGACCCGGGTGGATGGCATCTCGGCCCGGATCAGCGCACCGCTGCTCACGGAATTGAGCGGCCAACTGCTCGACTTGGGCGTAAAGGTCGTCGGCTTCAAACTGGGAGATCGGGGACTGTATTTGCGCACCGGCGGCCGTGCGGAGATGGAATCCATGGGCGCAGCCGGCCCGCACGATCCCGACGCCTGGGCCGGTAAGGAATTGTGGATCCCGTGCTTCCAGGTGGACGTCGTCGGCACGACCGGAGCCGGCGACGCGACCATCGCCGGGCTGCTCAGCGGCCTGCTGCGCGGCCTGTCCGCCGAGGAAGCGCTCGTGGCGGCGGTGGCCGTGGGCGCGTGCAACGTGGAGGCCGCGGATGCGTTGAGCGGCATTCTCGCCTGGGATGAAACCATGCAGCGCGTTGCCGCCGGTTGGTCTCGGCGCAGCCTCTCCATCGACGCACCGGGCTGGCGCTTCGATTCTCAATCACAAATCTGGATCGGCCCGGCAGTCGTATGA
- a CDS encoding alcohol dehydrogenase catalytic domain-containing protein: MKAARLHGIRDIRLDELPDPEPAPGEALVRVRAVGVCGSDVHFYKDGKIGDAEVQFPFILGHEFAGEIAALGSGVEGPPVGTRVAVDPAVPCGRCEVCLDGNPNCCPNTRFPASPPVQGALSEFYVHPAHLCVPLPDGLDFVDGAMLEPLGIGIHVMTLSKLKPGDSVAILGAGPIGQVILQLVLASGVRAAYVSEPVPERRDLAKAMGATAVCDPQTDSPAAWLLEQTRGRGVDVAIEAAWGGEAVNHAVEMARPGGKVVIVGIPFEDATTFRNSPARSKGLSILMSRRMKSVHERGIALVERGVVDLPALVTHRFPLERAGEAFELMASLQDGVCKPMIEM, encoded by the coding sequence ATGAAAGCAGCACGACTTCACGGGATTCGTGACATACGGCTTGATGAATTGCCCGACCCAGAGCCGGCGCCGGGTGAGGCCTTGGTTCGCGTTCGGGCAGTTGGCGTGTGCGGATCCGACGTCCACTTCTACAAGGACGGCAAAATCGGGGACGCCGAAGTACAGTTTCCCTTCATCCTGGGCCACGAGTTTGCCGGTGAGATCGCCGCGCTGGGATCCGGGGTGGAAGGACCGCCGGTCGGCACGCGCGTGGCGGTCGACCCCGCCGTCCCTTGCGGACGCTGTGAGGTCTGTCTGGATGGGAATCCCAACTGCTGTCCCAACACGCGCTTTCCGGCTTCACCCCCTGTGCAGGGGGCGCTGAGCGAGTTCTACGTCCACCCCGCGCATCTCTGTGTCCCGCTGCCGGACGGTCTGGATTTCGTCGACGGCGCGATGCTCGAGCCGCTGGGGATCGGGATTCACGTGATGACGCTGTCCAAGCTCAAGCCGGGCGACTCTGTGGCCATCTTGGGGGCCGGGCCGATCGGGCAGGTCATCCTTCAATTGGTACTGGCTTCCGGCGTGCGCGCCGCCTACGTCAGCGAGCCGGTTCCCGAGCGGCGTGATCTGGCCAAGGCGATGGGCGCGACGGCCGTATGCGACCCGCAAACGGACAGCCCCGCCGCCTGGCTTCTGGAGCAGACTCGGGGAAGAGGCGTGGACGTTGCGATCGAAGCGGCCTGGGGCGGAGAGGCCGTGAACCACGCAGTGGAAATGGCCCGACCGGGCGGCAAAGTGGTGATCGTGGGTATTCCGTTCGAAGACGCGACCACGTTTCGGAACAGTCCGGCGCGGTCCAAGGGGCTCTCGATCCTCATGTCCCGGCGCATGAAGTCCGTCCACGAACGCGGTATCGCGCTGGTGGAGCGAGGCGTGGTGGATTTGCCCGCGCTGGTCACCCATCGCTTTCCGCTGGAGCGGGCGGGGGAAGCGTTCGAGCTGATGGCCTCCCTGCAAGATGGGGTCTGCAAACCGATGATCGAAATGTGA
- a CDS encoding LacI family DNA-binding transcriptional regulator, with protein sequence MSSEQDPTIYSVAREAQVSISTVSRVLNSPNLVKQETRDKVLAAIDRLQFVPKAAAQAQAKKQLGRIGVLTPFFTHPSFVQRMRGVSSVLAANSYELVIYPVESMGQVLHYLETLPVTRRLDGVITMALSVDDSIANRFLSNHFPIVSIEFAHPSFCNVLVDNFEGGRLAAEYLLKKGHTDCGFIGDGGLPDYAIRPSEDRYRGFRQFLLKNGGKLADVHVIFPSPGDVPAQIQKLLNHHHRPTAIFTASDELAMQVLSVARKNGIRIPNDLALIGFDDLDFASHIGLTTISQQLDESGRIAAELLLKRIHDVNKPKQNVTLQFSIVERDTV encoded by the coding sequence ATGTCATCTGAGCAGGATCCCACGATTTACTCCGTTGCGAGGGAAGCCCAGGTTAGCATTTCAACTGTCTCGAGAGTGTTGAACTCACCCAATCTGGTCAAACAAGAAACTCGAGATAAGGTCCTGGCGGCCATCGACCGGCTTCAATTTGTGCCCAAGGCCGCTGCGCAAGCTCAGGCAAAGAAGCAGCTCGGGAGAATCGGTGTGCTGACGCCCTTCTTTACCCATCCTTCCTTTGTACAGCGGATGCGCGGCGTTTCCTCTGTCCTGGCGGCGAACTCGTACGAACTGGTCATCTATCCGGTCGAATCGATGGGTCAGGTCCTGCATTATCTCGAGACGCTGCCGGTCACGCGCAGGCTGGATGGCGTGATTACAATGGCGCTGTCTGTGGACGACAGCATCGCAAACCGATTCCTCTCCAATCACTTTCCGATCGTTTCGATTGAATTCGCCCATCCATCGTTTTGCAACGTTCTCGTGGATAATTTCGAGGGAGGGCGGTTAGCGGCCGAATACTTGTTGAAGAAAGGGCATACCGACTGTGGCTTTATTGGCGACGGGGGTTTGCCGGATTATGCCATTCGACCCAGTGAAGACCGCTACCGAGGATTCCGACAATTTCTATTGAAAAACGGGGGAAAACTCGCGGATGTCCACGTGATATTCCCTTCACCGGGAGATGTCCCCGCTCAAATTCAGAAGTTACTCAACCACCACCATAGACCCACCGCGATTTTTACAGCCAGCGATGAGTTGGCGATGCAGGTGCTCTCTGTAGCCAGGAAAAACGGCATACGGATTCCGAACGACCTGGCTTTGATCGGTTTCGATGATCTGGATTTTGCCAGCCACATTGGTTTGACCACCATCAGCCAGCAATTGGACGAATCCGGGCGAATTGCGGCTGAGTTGTTGCTAAAACGCATCCATGACGTCAACAAACCCAAACAGAACGTGACCCTGCAGTTTTCGATTGTGGAAAGAGACACTGTCTAG
- a CDS encoding extracellular solute-binding protein: MSKRKLAMLTNILLLLVLVLAACGGAKPATEKPAAEEPAAEEPAAESPAEKAVINLWHTIPPETEEFLVNDLMPKYYEQNPSCEIVFNNLGIEDPALIRTGLALPIDDPTRPHLWWMASSETGAYVEADVLADVDGWLNANPDIKSNIIPALLELSSYEGKVRSLPWMTNNTAMWINTDAFAAAGVAIPSQNPEETWTWEEFSDAIQKVTDANDGMAGFLVTVNQAGWDFWTFHAWYAAAGGDLSAGIPDVASDAAIRTVQLQKDLLANGYAITGTEGWDAAAWYAGEVAIVANGPWNFPTLSTFTDFNFTVVPYPRDVIPATNLGGNQLFIGKTPTADQEACAFAFGEYMLTDEFQIAFQKQSGNLPVTTSAANSEEYQAHLADYPFLAGFVNQTPFGVARYPIPEYTDISNAFSLAWDDVMLNDADIVERFNALKTEIDGILP, encoded by the coding sequence ATGTCTAAACGTAAACTGGCAATGCTGACCAATATCTTACTGCTCTTGGTACTGGTATTGGCAGCCTGCGGTGGTGCCAAACCCGCAACAGAAAAACCTGCCGCGGAGGAACCTGCGGCAGAGGAGCCCGCAGCAGAAAGTCCCGCTGAAAAAGCTGTGATCAACTTATGGCACACCATCCCGCCGGAAACCGAGGAGTTCCTCGTCAACGATCTGATGCCCAAGTATTACGAGCAAAATCCGTCCTGCGAGATCGTCTTCAACAATCTCGGCATCGAAGACCCGGCCCTGATTCGCACCGGCCTGGCCCTTCCCATCGACGACCCGACTCGCCCTCACCTCTGGTGGATGGCAAGCTCCGAGACCGGTGCTTACGTGGAGGCCGATGTGTTGGCCGATGTTGATGGGTGGTTGAATGCGAACCCGGATATCAAATCGAACATCATCCCGGCCCTTCTGGAGCTTTCGTCCTACGAGGGCAAGGTGCGCAGCCTGCCCTGGATGACCAACAACACGGCCATGTGGATCAACACCGATGCTTTCGCCGCGGCTGGTGTAGCCATCCCCTCCCAAAATCCTGAAGAAACCTGGACTTGGGAGGAATTTTCCGACGCCATTCAAAAAGTAACCGATGCCAACGATGGCATGGCGGGCTTCCTTGTCACCGTAAACCAGGCCGGGTGGGATTTCTGGACCTTCCACGCCTGGTATGCCGCGGCCGGCGGTGATCTGAGCGCCGGCATTCCCGACGTGGCCAGCGACGCCGCCATCCGTACTGTACAGCTCCAGAAAGACCTGCTGGCCAACGGTTACGCAATCACGGGAACCGAAGGCTGGGATGCTGCTGCCTGGTATGCCGGCGAAGTGGCCATCGTCGCAAATGGTCCCTGGAACTTCCCAACACTCTCCACCTTTACGGACTTCAACTTCACCGTGGTGCCGTATCCCCGCGACGTGATACCGGCCACCAACCTCGGCGGCAACCAGTTGTTCATTGGCAAGACCCCGACCGCGGACCAAGAAGCATGCGCCTTCGCCTTTGGCGAATACATGCTCACCGACGAGTTCCAGATCGCCTTCCAGAAGCAATCGGGCAACCTCCCGGTAACCACCTCCGCAGCCAACAGCGAGGAATATCAGGCGCATCTGGCTGACTATCCCTTCCTGGCAGGCTTTGTAAACCAGACGCCGTTCGGCGTCGCGCGTTACCCCATCCCGGAATACACCGATATTTCCAACGCCTTTTCTCTGGCCTGGGATGATGTCATGCTCAATGATGCGGATATCGTTGAACGCTTCAACGCACTGAAAACCGAAATCGACGGCATCCTGCCGTAA
- a CDS encoding sugar ABC transporter permease: MLRKFRTTLVGYSFIFPAIVLVAIFLLYPIGFVIYISFHKWGILGTPEFVGLKNYVTIFHDPRFWRAVLNTGYYMVLAVPAQIGLGLLLAMLVNRKGIAGRSLFRTVYFIPLSISFVAAGIIFQWILTATPIEGFASHLFGQIGIPFPKWETSDSNWAMVAIALMNTWKSAGYAMVIYLAGLQGINRDYYEAAAIDGARSEWHLFRYITWPLLAPTTFLLVISTVIFTVRGFEPIFVMTQGGPAGATTTLVYYLYERFPNTMGVSSAAATFLLVAILLLTLAQFLASRRAESYY, encoded by the coding sequence ATGTTGCGAAAATTTCGAACCACGCTCGTAGGCTATTCTTTCATCTTTCCAGCTATCGTCCTGGTTGCCATTTTTCTGCTTTATCCCATTGGCTTTGTCATCTACATCAGTTTCCACAAATGGGGAATTTTGGGAACTCCCGAATTTGTCGGGCTGAAAAATTACGTTACCATTTTTCACGACCCCCGCTTCTGGCGGGCCGTTCTCAATACGGGATATTACATGGTGTTGGCCGTACCCGCCCAGATCGGGTTGGGCTTGCTGCTGGCTATGTTGGTCAACCGGAAAGGGATCGCAGGTCGCAGCTTGTTCCGCACCGTCTACTTCATTCCGTTGTCCATCTCTTTTGTGGCCGCCGGCATCATCTTTCAATGGATACTGACGGCAACGCCAATAGAAGGCTTTGCATCTCACCTGTTCGGGCAAATTGGCATACCTTTCCCTAAGTGGGAGACATCTGATTCCAATTGGGCAATGGTGGCGATTGCCTTGATGAACACCTGGAAATCGGCCGGATACGCAATGGTCATTTACCTGGCTGGATTGCAGGGCATAAACAGGGATTATTATGAGGCGGCCGCGATTGATGGTGCCCGGTCGGAATGGCATTTGTTTCGTTACATCACCTGGCCGCTCCTTGCACCAACCACGTTCCTCCTGGTCATCTCGACGGTCATTTTTACCGTGCGCGGGTTTGAACCAATCTTTGTGATGACCCAGGGCGGTCCGGCGGGCGCCACAACAACCCTGGTTTACTATCTTTACGAGAGATTCCCCAACACGATGGGCGTATCGTCGGCAGCAGCCACTTTTCTGCTGGTCGCGATTCTTTTACTGACGCTGGCACAATTTCTAGCCAGCCGCCGCGCGGAAAGTTACTACTAG
- a CDS encoding carbohydrate ABC transporter permease: MVRKRSYGTMFLLIVLAVLFLFPLVYMLGGSLKTNREADTRPETILPEEPQWRNYIDIFDAPNFNILLQTRNSLIVTFSVTAGQIIVAALAGYAFARIRFIWRDAIFVIFLATLILPFELIFVPLYLMLAKWGWINTFLALIVPVIANPFAIFMFRQFFITVPIELEEAMRMDGAGYLRTFLSLMLPLSGPPFLTIFILTWLAEWSALLRPMIFARTPDMWTLQVGLNFLNRGAQVTTPTTAYLMAGIALASIPPVVIFLVMQRRFVEGIAQTGIHG; encoded by the coding sequence GTGGTTAGAAAACGAAGTTATGGGACCATGTTTCTACTGATCGTTCTGGCCGTTCTCTTTCTCTTTCCTCTTGTGTATATGCTGGGCGGTTCCCTGAAAACCAACCGGGAGGCAGATACCAGACCCGAAACCATTCTTCCGGAAGAACCGCAGTGGCGAAATTATATCGATATCTTCGACGCACCGAATTTCAATATCTTGCTGCAGACGCGCAATTCTTTGATCGTTACTTTTTCGGTGACAGCCGGACAGATCATTGTCGCTGCGTTAGCGGGTTATGCCTTTGCACGGATCAGGTTCATCTGGCGCGATGCCATTTTTGTTATTTTTCTGGCGACGCTCATTCTTCCCTTTGAATTGATCTTTGTACCGCTGTATTTGATGCTGGCCAAGTGGGGGTGGATCAATACCTTTCTGGCTCTGATCGTCCCCGTTATCGCCAATCCATTTGCGATTTTCATGTTCCGCCAGTTTTTCATCACGGTGCCCATAGAGCTGGAAGAAGCGATGCGCATGGATGGCGCGGGTTATCTGCGTACATTTCTGTCCTTGATGCTGCCGCTTTCCGGACCACCCTTTTTGACGATTTTCATCCTTACCTGGCTGGCGGAATGGAGCGCGCTGTTGAGGCCGATGATCTTTGCCAGAACACCCGACATGTGGACGCTGCAGGTTGGCTTGAATTTCCTGAATCGGGGGGCGCAGGTGACGACACCGACGACTGCTTACTTGATGGCCGGTATTGCGCTGGCTTCCATACCCCCAGTTGTCATATTCCTTGTCATGCAGCGGCGTTTTGTGGAAGGCATCGCCCAAACCGGCATTCATGGATAG
- the gtfA gene encoding sucrose phosphorylase, protein MKNKVQLITYPDSLGGNLSILGRLLREHFMEVFPGGVHILPPFPSTGDRGFAPTTYRKINPDFGVWADIHAIGAEFDLMVDIMVNHISAYSRYFQDFVKKGRKSPYADMFITLDKVWPDGNPPAEDVKKIFLRKPEHPFLDVRIQDTGEIERIWASFGPQADYSEQIDLDITSPVTRQFFTDLLRFLSEQNIKFIRLDAIGYVIKKPGTSCFMVEPEIYAFIDWLIEVASDLDLQLLPEVHAHHTTQSKLASHGYWVYDFILPLLVLYTLEAKDPSKLLDHLENCPRKQITMLDCHDGIPVQPDLDDILEVEEAKWIVDLCLERGANLNRILSESTQKDGFDAHQINITYYDALGKNEDAYLTARAIQFFTPGVPQVYYVGLLAGENDYLGVETTGEGRAINRQNFSKANIDEALQKRAVRRLIKLIRFRNQHEAFNGEFSIAGRNASGFKLRWENKEQYCELTSDLQDCRSEIEYSNEDGQLRRFTI, encoded by the coding sequence ATGAAAAACAAAGTTCAGCTGATTACATATCCGGATTCTCTTGGCGGAAATTTATCAATTCTTGGACGACTCTTGCGAGAGCATTTCATGGAAGTATTTCCTGGAGGCGTCCACATCCTGCCGCCGTTTCCTTCCACCGGGGATCGCGGCTTTGCGCCGACGACCTACCGGAAAATCAATCCGGATTTCGGCGTCTGGGCGGATATTCATGCGATCGGAGCGGAATTCGACCTGATGGTTGACATTATGGTCAATCATATCTCCGCATATTCGCGCTATTTCCAGGACTTTGTCAAAAAAGGTCGCAAATCGCCCTACGCGGATATGTTCATCACGCTGGATAAAGTATGGCCAGACGGAAACCCTCCAGCCGAGGACGTGAAAAAGATCTTCTTGCGGAAACCAGAGCACCCTTTCCTTGATGTAAGGATCCAGGACACGGGTGAAATAGAGCGCATCTGGGCTTCTTTTGGTCCGCAGGCCGACTACTCCGAGCAGATTGACCTGGATATCACTTCGCCGGTCACCAGGCAGTTTTTCACCGATCTGCTGCGCTTTTTGAGTGAACAAAACATTAAGTTCATCCGCCTGGATGCGATTGGCTATGTGATCAAGAAACCGGGAACTTCATGTTTCATGGTGGAGCCGGAGATTTATGCGTTCATCGACTGGTTGATTGAAGTGGCTTCTGATCTGGACCTGCAACTTCTCCCCGAGGTGCACGCACATCACACCACGCAGTCCAAATTGGCCTCCCACGGTTATTGGGTGTATGATTTTATTCTTCCCTTGTTGGTCTTGTATACCCTGGAAGCCAAGGATCCATCGAAATTACTGGATCATCTCGAGAATTGCCCGCGCAAGCAGATCACCATGCTGGATTGCCATGACGGGATACCCGTCCAGCCGGATCTGGATGACATACTTGAGGTGGAAGAGGCGAAATGGATCGTGGACCTGTGCCTGGAGAGGGGCGCGAACCTGAATCGCATTCTGTCGGAATCTACACAGAAAGACGGATTCGATGCCCACCAGATCAACATCACCTATTACGATGCTCTCGGAAAGAATGAGGATGCCTATCTGACGGCCCGGGCGATTCAGTTTTTCACTCCGGGCGTGCCGCAGGTTTACTACGTCGGGCTGCTTGCTGGGGAGAATGATTATCTTGGCGTGGAAACCACTGGGGAGGGCCGTGCGATCAACCGGCAGAATTTCTCTAAGGCGAACATCGATGAAGCCCTTCAAAAGAGAGCCGTCCGGCGATTGATCAAGCTCATCCGTTTCAGGAATCAGCATGAAGCCTTCAACGGAGAGTTTTCGATAGCAGGAAGAAACGCATCGGGTTTCAAACTCAGGTGGGAAAATAAGGAGCAGTACTGTGAGCTGACCAGCGATCTTCAAGACTGCCGGTCAGAGATCGAATATTCAAATGAAGATGGACAACTTCGGCGGTTTACGATCTAG
- a CDS encoding family 43 glycosylhydrolase, with protein MPLSLPDKWIWDFWFAQDGLEYHVFYLQAPKSLGDEKLRHWHVSIGHAVSRDLMSWSVLPDAISPSRDPNAFDNYTTWTGSTIRHDGIWYLFFTGTRKQEKGLVQRIGFATSRDLVSWTKNPGNPVVEADPTWYELLGQSNWHDQAWRDPWIFRHPDTGKFHALITARVNYGPADERGVIGHAVSDDLHRWEVLPPITQPGKFGHMEVPQIVEIQNRYYLIFSASSDMYAQSYLKEMDPDPLSGSHYMIGADSLGPYKYLSERFFLGDRYGSLYSSKVIQTQRGNWVLIAFRNYAADGSFIGELSDPIPVDVAPDGQLVIHTG; from the coding sequence GTGCCACTATCGCTACCCGACAAATGGATATGGGATTTTTGGTTTGCCCAAGATGGGCTTGAATATCACGTGTTCTACCTTCAAGCGCCCAAATCCTTGGGGGACGAAAAACTGCGTCATTGGCATGTTTCCATCGGCCACGCCGTCTCGAGGGATCTTATGAGTTGGTCCGTGCTGCCCGATGCAATTTCACCCAGCCGTGACCCAAATGCTTTCGACAACTACACCACCTGGACGGGAAGCACAATCCGGCATGACGGTATCTGGTATCTGTTTTTCACCGGCACCCGCAAGCAAGAGAAGGGCCTGGTACAGCGGATTGGATTCGCCACATCGCGGGATCTCGTCTCCTGGACCAAAAACCCCGGCAATCCGGTCGTCGAGGCCGACCCAACCTGGTATGAGCTTCTGGGCCAATCCAATTGGCACGATCAAGCCTGGCGCGATCCGTGGATCTTCCGGCACCCCGATACGGGAAAGTTCCATGCTTTGATCACCGCGCGCGTGAATTATGGCCCCGCCGATGAACGCGGCGTGATCGGACACGCGGTGTCTGACGACCTGCACCGTTGGGAAGTGTTACCCCCGATCACTCAACCCGGAAAGTTCGGGCATATGGAGGTCCCTCAGATCGTTGAAATCCAGAATCGCTATTACTTGATCTTCAGCGCATCGTCCGACATGTACGCTCAGAGTTACCTTAAGGAAATGGACCCTGACCCACTTTCCGGATCCCATTACATGATCGGGGCCGATTCATTGGGGCCGTATAAGTATCTAAGCGAGCGATTCTTCCTCGGCGATCGATACGGAAGTCTGTACTCATCGAAGGTTATACAGACGCAGCGCGGGAATTGGGTATTGATCGCATTCCGAAATTATGCTGCCGACGGTTCTTTCATCGGGGAACTCAGCGATCCCATTCCCGTGGACGTTGCACCTGACGGGCAGCTGGTAATCCATACAGGCTGA
- a CDS encoding M28 family peptidase, with protein sequence MFIPGAALRLAKKYAQPRLAGTTGDDEIVADIGRFLDRCGYHVECPNFTFTSAPGIFIKLELLLGAAVIISALWIRQRSVLLSTVSAILLLILLAAVPRANRAILESSLQKDGQSVLSRICARLGKTYKTKNVVAASSAAGGNDSRIELILMAHHDSKSQAFPLIVRMLLFGIVFLAGFLFTMLTLLSIFFDLELAVLSVAVLAVVASIPLLLIGVGNDSPGAIDNASGMAIVLHLAEILKRHEEILEKMKITILITGAEELWTMGSEAYVRENLERLELQAATAGLYVINFEGIGVDGTMFLIDGKTCSGGEGNMPVAEAIRQAGESLGYRLRSLPLVGALLDHQAFSERDFCAATILGFGRDSWFVHTREDAPERLSVEGFDKAGRIALGVIRVISGALAGSETSSGKSG encoded by the coding sequence ATGTTTATACCCGGAGCCGCTTTACGTTTGGCGAAGAAGTATGCGCAGCCCCGGTTGGCTGGCACGACGGGAGACGACGAGATCGTTGCGGATATCGGCCGGTTCCTGGACCGGTGTGGCTATCACGTGGAATGTCCGAATTTTACGTTCACGTCGGCCCCGGGAATTTTTATCAAGTTGGAGCTTCTGCTTGGTGCCGCCGTAATCATTTCCGCACTTTGGATTCGTCAGCGTTCGGTCCTTCTATCCACAGTCTCCGCCATCCTGCTTCTGATCCTGCTCGCTGCCGTTCCCAGGGCGAATCGTGCAATCCTGGAGAGCTCCCTCCAGAAAGACGGCCAATCGGTCCTTTCGAGGATATGTGCCAGGTTGGGCAAGACCTACAAAACGAAAAACGTCGTCGCTGCTTCATCCGCTGCTGGCGGCAACGATTCACGAATCGAACTGATTCTCATGGCACACCATGACTCGAAGAGCCAGGCATTCCCGCTGATCGTACGTATGCTTCTGTTCGGGATCGTTTTTCTCGCAGGATTTCTTTTCACAATGCTTACTTTGTTGAGCATCTTTTTCGACCTTGAATTGGCAGTGCTGAGCGTCGCTGTTCTGGCCGTCGTCGCCAGCATCCCGCTCCTGCTGATCGGCGTCGGGAACGACTCTCCCGGCGCAATCGATAATGCATCGGGAATGGCGATCGTGCTGCATCTCGCGGAAATACTGAAAAGGCACGAAGAAATACTGGAGAAGATGAAAATTACAATTCTGATCACAGGAGCCGAGGAATTGTGGACCATGGGGTCGGAGGCGTACGTCCGGGAAAATCTCGAAAGGCTCGAACTTCAAGCCGCAACCGCAGGTCTGTACGTCATTAATTTTGAGGGGATTGGCGTCGATGGGACCATGTTTTTGATTGACGGGAAAACGTGCTCCGGGGGCGAAGGGAACATGCCCGTCGCAGAAGCGATCCGGCAGGCCGGCGAATCCCTGGGCTATCGGCTGCGTAGTCTACCGCTCGTTGGCGCTTTGCTCGATCACCAGGCATTTTCTGAGCGGGATTTTTGCGCCGCGACCATTCTTGGCTTTGGACGGGATAGCTGGTTCGTCCATACACGAGAAGACGCTCCTGAAAGATTGAGCGTTGAAGGATTCGATAAAGCCGGAAGAATTGCCCTGGGAGTGATCCGGGTGATAAGCGGGGCGCTCGCGGGGAGTGAAACCTCGTCCGGAAAGTCCGGATAG